A stretch of Chaetodon auriga isolate fChaAug3 chromosome 21, fChaAug3.hap1, whole genome shotgun sequence DNA encodes these proteins:
- the prtfdc1a gene encoding phosphoribosyltransferase domain-containing protein 1 isoform X1: MDNAGVKRGIVIKDDWPGYSLDLFTYPEHYHDDIESVYIPHGVIMNRIERLAHYITDDFADNNIMVLCVLKGGYKFCADLVEFIKVLGRSSNKYLETRVEFIRLKSYQNDQSTEELHIIGSRDLSFLRGKSVLIVEAIVDTGKTMKALLKHVETFEPKMVKVAGLLVKRVPNMAESLTDYVGFEIPNRFVVGYALDYNEYFRDLNHICVISKTGKMKYKV, from the exons ATCAAAGATGACTGGCCTGGATACAGTCTAGACCTGTTCACTTACCCTGAGCACTACCATGACGACATAGAGAGTGTTTACATACCACACGGAGTGATCATGAACAG GATCGAGCGTCTGGCCCACTACATCACAGACGACTTTGCGGACAACAACATAATGGTGCTGTGCGTCTTGAAGGGGGGCTACAAGTTCTGTGCTGACCTGGTGGAGTTCATCAAGGTCCTCGGCCGCAGCTCCAACAAGTACCTGGAGACCCGGGTGGAGTTCATCCGTCTGAAGAGCTACCAG AATGACCAATCAACAGAGGAGCTGCACATCATAGGAAGCCGGGATCTGTCCTTCCTGCGTGGAAAG AGTGTGCTCATTGTTGAG GCCATAGTTGACACAGGAAAGACCATGAAGGCCCTTCTGAAGCATGTGGAGACCTTTGAACCCAAGATGGTCAAGGTCGCAGG TCTGTTGGTGAAGAGGGTCCCGAACATGGCTGAAAGTCTGACAGACT ACGTTGGATTTGAAATTCCCAACCGCTTCGTTGTTGGCTACGCTTTGGACTACAATGAATACTTCCGTGACCTGAAT caTATCTGCGTCATCAGCAAGACTGGAAAGATGAAGTATAAAGTCTGA
- the prtfdc1a gene encoding phosphoribosyltransferase domain-containing protein 1 isoform X2 → MDNAGVKRGIVIKDDWPGYSLDLFTYPEHYHDDIESVYIPHGVIMNRIERLAHYITDDFADNNIMVLCVLKGGYKFCADLVEFIKVLGRSSNKYLETRVEFIRLKSYQNDQSTEELHIIGSRDLSFLRGKSVLIVEAIVDTGKTMKALLKHVETFEPKMVKVAGLLVKRVPNMAESLTDSYLRHQQDWKDEV, encoded by the exons ATCAAAGATGACTGGCCTGGATACAGTCTAGACCTGTTCACTTACCCTGAGCACTACCATGACGACATAGAGAGTGTTTACATACCACACGGAGTGATCATGAACAG GATCGAGCGTCTGGCCCACTACATCACAGACGACTTTGCGGACAACAACATAATGGTGCTGTGCGTCTTGAAGGGGGGCTACAAGTTCTGTGCTGACCTGGTGGAGTTCATCAAGGTCCTCGGCCGCAGCTCCAACAAGTACCTGGAGACCCGGGTGGAGTTCATCCGTCTGAAGAGCTACCAG AATGACCAATCAACAGAGGAGCTGCACATCATAGGAAGCCGGGATCTGTCCTTCCTGCGTGGAAAG AGTGTGCTCATTGTTGAG GCCATAGTTGACACAGGAAAGACCATGAAGGCCCTTCTGAAGCATGTGGAGACCTTTGAACCCAAGATGGTCAAGGTCGCAGG TCTGTTGGTGAAGAGGGTCCCGAACATGGCTGAAAGTCTGACAGACT caTATCTGCGTCATCAGCAAGACTGGAAAGATGAAGTATAA